The Macaca nemestrina isolate mMacNem1 chromosome 15, mMacNem.hap1, whole genome shotgun sequence genome segment GCTGCCATCTACCATGCCCCAGTGTGCCCGGCATGGGTTGATGAGAGGCTCCCAATCAATAGCCTCACACCAAGGGCATTGTGGATGTCATAAATAATCCACATTGGCAGATGTTCATGTCTACATTTGATTAAATTGCAGATGACAATGATAATGCACATTGACAGATGTTCGTGTCTACATCTGATTAGAAAGAAGCCAGGAAAGTAACATTTCGGTTCAAGACAAAAGTGTCTTACCTTGGCAGCATCTTCTTTTTTACAGATGTCTTGTACAGTGTCCTCATTAGCGATGTCGTATACAGCGTTCTCATTAGTGATGTCGTGTACAGAGTCCTCATTAGCAATGTCGTATACAGTGTCCTCATTAGCGATGTCATATACAGCATCCTCATTAGCGACCTCATATACAGCGTCCTCATTAGCGATGTCGTATACAGTGTCCTCATTAGTGATGTCTTGTACAGCATCCTCATTAGCGATGTCATATACAGCGTCCATATTAGTGATGTCATATACAGTGTCCTCATTAGCGATATTGCATACAGCATTCTCATTAGTGATGTCTTATACAGTGTCCTCATTAGCGATGTCATATACAGCGTCCTCATTAGCGATGTCGTGTACAGTGTCATTAGCGATGTCATATACAGCATCCTCATTAGCAACCTCATATACAGTGTCCTCATTAGCGATGTCATATACAGTGTCCTCATTAGTGATGTCTTGTACAGCATCCTCATTAGCGATGTCGTGTACAGTGTCATTAGTGATGTCATATACAGCGTCCTCATTAGCGATGTCGTATACAATGTCATTAGTGATGTCGTACAGTGTCCTCATTAGTGATGTCTTGTACAGCGTCCTCATTAGCGATGTCATATACAGCATCCTCATTAGCGATGTCATATACAATGTCCTCATTAGTGATGTCATATACAGTGTCCTCATTAGTGATGTCTTGTACAGCGTCCTCATTAGCGATGTCGTGTACAGTGTCATTAGCGATGTCATATACAGCATCCTCATTAGCAACCTCATATACAGTGTCCTCATTAGCGATGTCATATACAGTGTCCTCATTAGTGATGTCTTGTGCAGCATCCTCATTAGCGATGTCGTGTACAGTGTCATTAGTGATGTCATATACAGCGTCCTCATTAGCGATGTCGTATACAATGTCATTAGTGATGTCGTACAGTGTCCTCATTAGTGATGTCTTGTACAGCGTCCTCATTAGCGATGTCATATACAGCATCCTCATTAGCGATGTCATATACAGCATCCTCATTAGCGATGTCATATACAATGTCCTCATTAGTGATGTCATATACAGTGTCCTCATTAGTGATGTCTTGTACAGCGTCCTCATTAGCGATGTCGTGTACAGTGTCATTAGCGATGTCATATACAGCATCCTCATTAGCAACCTCATATACAGTGTCCTCATTAGCGATGTCATATACAGTGTCCTCATTAGTGATGTCTTGTACAGCAT includes the following:
- the LOC105480787 gene encoding uncharacterized protein isoform X2, with protein sequence MDAVYDIANEDAVQDITNEDTVYDIANEDAVYEVANEDAVYDIANEDTVYDIANEDSVHDITNENAVYDIANEDTVQDICKKEDAAKLLREYQICVTCMASFHPPNVSFSITAGAIDSGE
- the LOC105480787 gene encoding uncharacterized protein isoform X1, translating into MDAVYDIANEDAVQDITNEDTVYDIANEDAVYEVANEDAVYDIANEDTVYDIANEDSVHDITNENAVYDIANEDTVQDICKKEDAAKEPLTVENDLIMESISDDEDFAATPMALCVPDIFKYWL